Proteins encoded within one genomic window of Arachis ipaensis cultivar K30076 chromosome B08, Araip1.1, whole genome shotgun sequence:
- the LOC107611495 gene encoding uncharacterized protein LOC107611495 yields the protein MPYPCLISTIALSFAPKRVVSDKSRCYTGAALLVKEGIETLREDSGKELDSDEETPTVYPQYNEKTKFENLKFEVSMTFKSKAEFIQATRDYTIQWGRNILFTKNDRVRVRVVCKSDDCPWVVYCACNSKDLSWQIKMLVDNHIYPSKRKNRAATQTWTLSKVVPKVRKHPTMKHREVYDWFVRKCNVYLNSTCITRALKAARKIVEGDEIAQYGLVWDYANELLTSNPGSRVQVGVILMPESPPLFDRFYVCLDACERGFKAGYRPLIGLDGAFLKTLHGGQILTACGQDANNHIFVIVYAIVSVENKDNWQWFLELLHSDLGDYREHKWCFISYMQKGLIPAVQEVFPRVHHRFCVWHLWRNFSKQWGSCELKDLVWKCARSRTTVEFDRNMKRVKLINEKAWQYLDKWPKEAWTKAHFSEVPKVDNICNSACESFNAKIKHERSKPILTLAEKVRRIIMKSMVDNRKKLQNYQGILPHVQQSRLEAMTVLSHHWAPQWSGDEKDELYEVHGWPTNMVVDLSKHTCTCRFWQLTECRVCMQYRQYKIRMTRDLKNIAMSG from the exons ATGCCTTACCCCTGTCTCATATCAACCATCGCTCTGTCTTTCGCTCCAAAACGTGTCGTCTCCGACAAG AGTAGATGTTATACTGGAGCAGCATTGCTAGTAAAAGAAGGCATTGAGACGTTGAGAG AGGATTCTGGCAAGGAGTTAGACTCTGATGAGGAGACACCTACTGTTTATCCCCAATATAATGAAAAAACCAAATTTGAAAACCTGAAGTTTGAGGTTAGTATGACATTCAAATCAAAAGCTGAATTTATACAAGCCACTAGGGATTACACTATCCAGTGGGGCAGAAATATATTATTTACCAAGAATGATAGAGTTAGGGTTAGAGTTGTTTGTAAGTCAGACGATTGTCCATGGGTGGTTTATTGTGCTTGTAACAGTAAAGACTTGTCTTGGCAAATTAAAATGCTAGTTGATAATCACATCTACCCTAGTAAGAGAAAAAATAGGGCTGCAACCCAAACCTGGACACTTAGCAAGGTAGTACCTAAGGTTAGAAAGCACCCAACTATGAAGCATCGAGAGGTTTATGATTGGTTTGTCCGAAAGTGTAATGTGTACCTCAATAGCACATGCATCACCAGGGCACTAAAAGCTGCTAGAAAAATTGTAGAGGGTGATGAGATAGCCCAGTATGGTTTGGTGTGGGATTATGCAAACGAGTTACTCACTAGCAATCCAGGATCCAGAGTGCAAGTTGGTGTGATCCTTATGCCTGAGAGTCCTCCACTATTTGATCGGTTCTATGTGTGTCTTGATGCTTGCGAGCGGGGGTTTAAGGCGGGTTATAGACCTCTAATTGGACTAGATGGAGCGTTTCTGAAGACACTACACGGAGGACAAATTCTTACTGCTTGCGGACAAGATGCTAACAATCACATCTTTGTGATTGTCTATGCAATTGTCAGTGTGGAAAACAAGGATAACTGGCAATGGTTTCTTGAACTGCTTCACAGTGATCTAGGTGACTACAGAGAGCACAAATGGTGCTTCATCTCATATATGCAGAAG GGTTTAATCCCTGCTGTTCAGGAagtttttccaagagttcaccATCGCTTCTGCGTGTGGCATTTGTGGCGCAATTTCTCGAAACAGTGGGGTAGTTGTGAGTTAAAAGATCTTGTGTGGAAATGTGCAAGGTCAAGGACAACAGTTGAATTTGATAGAAACATGAAGAGAGTTAAGTTGATCAACGAGAAAGCTTGGCAGTATCTTGATAAATGGCCAAAAGAGGCATGGACGAAGGCGCATTTCAGTGAGGTTCCGAAAGTGGATAACATATGCAACAGTGCCTGTGAGTCAttcaatgcaaagatcaaacacgAAAGGAGTAAGCCTATCCTGACCCTGGCTGAGAAAGTTAGGAGAATCATCATGAAGAGTATGGTTGATAACAGAAAGAAGTTGCAGAACTACCAAGGAATTCTCCCTCATGTTCAGCAAAGTAGGTTGGAAGCTATGACAGTGCTGTCCCACCATTGGGCTCCTCAGTGGTCTGGTGATGAAAAAGATGAGTTGTACGAAGTGCATGGCTGGCCGACGAATATGGTGGTTGACCTGAGCAAGCACACATGCACCTGTAGGTTTTGGCAACTTACAG AATGCCGTGTATGCATGCAATATCGGCAATACAAGATAAGAATGACAAGAGACCTGAAGAATATTGCCATGAGTGGTTAA
- the LOC110266078 gene encoding uncharacterized protein LOC110266078 gives MERGDGGCGGGLSNASQDSHGSSVLMRKRRVNAHDRSCFCGLKTVIKKSGTAENPNRLFHACPRYRKGSHCNYFKWVDDDEFEAVGVCGTKKDAEADMEVEGEYDEWRVKVAWKLGTLEAEVRALKLLMILLFVVVVILCCFLCTSK, from the exons ATGGAGAGAGGAGATGGTGGTTGTGGTGGCGGTTTGTCAAATGCATCGCAGGACAGTCATGGATCCAGTGTTTTGATGCGAAAGAGGAGGGTGAATGCTCATGATAGATCATGTTTCTGTGGGCTGAAGACTGTGATTAAGAAATCTGGAACAGCGGAGAATCCGAATAGATTATTCCATGCATGTCCAAGGTACCGG AAGGGCAGTCACTGCAATTATTTTAAGTgggttgatgatgatgaatttgaAGCAGTGGGTGTGTGTGGTACAAAGAAAGATGCAGAAGCTGATATGGAGGTTGAAGGTGAGTATGATGAATGGAGGGTGAAGGTGGCATGGAAGCTGGGCACTTTAGAAGCTGAAGTTAGAGCTTTGAAACTGCTAATGATTTTGCTGTTTGTAGTAGTTGTGATACTTTGTTGTTTCTTATGTACTTCTAAATGA